A window of the Tunturibacter empetritectus genome harbors these coding sequences:
- a CDS encoding molybdenum cofactor biosynthesis protein MoaE, translating to MGLRYGMRVEITDEVIASAEIAAEIKAAADGAVCVFDGIVRDNTRGRKTLYLDYEAYREMALEKMRGLAGEAVELFGVRDVALVHRLGRLYVGETSVLIVVASAHRGAAFEACRWLIDTLKKTVPIWKKEQFVDGAVWADGEPFPEEQRVGGLASQPVSETEGASEALVLGGADGLGEESGSRLPARIPHPIAMKPRKDGAPGGLASQGVSETAGPGGHASSDDADISEAMYRAPGSVAKVEGGGAR from the coding sequence ATGGGTTTGAGGTATGGGATGCGGGTTGAGATTACAGATGAGGTGATTGCGTCGGCGGAGATTGCGGCGGAGATCAAAGCTGCTGCGGACGGCGCGGTGTGCGTGTTTGACGGGATTGTGCGGGATAATACGCGGGGACGGAAGACGCTGTATCTCGACTATGAGGCTTATCGGGAGATGGCGCTGGAGAAGATGCGCGGGTTGGCGGGCGAGGCGGTGGAGCTGTTTGGCGTACGGGATGTGGCGCTGGTGCATCGTCTGGGGCGGCTTTATGTAGGGGAGACCAGTGTGCTGATTGTGGTGGCTTCGGCGCATCGGGGTGCGGCGTTTGAGGCTTGCCGGTGGCTGATCGATACGTTGAAGAAGACGGTGCCGATCTGGAAGAAGGAACAGTTTGTGGATGGGGCGGTGTGGGCGGATGGGGAGCCGTTCCCTGAGGAGCAGCGGGTTGGCGGGTTGGCGAGTCAGCCAGTTAGCGAGACGGAGGGCGCTTCCGAGGCGTTGGTTTTGGGCGGGGCGGATGGGCTTGGGGAGGAGAGCGGTTCGCGCCTACCGGCGCGAATACCCCACCCTATCGCGATGAAACCGCGAAAGGATGGGGCACCCGGTGGGTTAGCGAGTCAGGGAGTCAGCGAGACGGCGGGACCCGGCGGTCATGCTTCTTCGGACGATGCCGATATATCAGAAGCGATGTATCGGGCACCCGGTTCTGTGGCGAAGGTCGAGGGTGGAGGCGCACGGTGA
- a CDS encoding DUF1772 domain-containing protein yields MMEVLSVVAIIVAGLMVGCELAIAALIHPTLDRLPDDAHLPAASAIARVLGTVMPFWYNLTLLLTLAEVVIRWHQSGRLPIWFATSAVLWIVAIVYTLIALVPVNNRIKSWEKSTPPPDWKTYRRRWDMHHRWRVVLLTIAFAFLIWGFVSK; encoded by the coding sequence ATGATGGAAGTCCTAAGTGTCGTTGCAATTATCGTCGCGGGATTGATGGTTGGATGTGAACTGGCCATCGCCGCGCTTATTCATCCAACGCTCGATAGACTTCCGGATGACGCCCATCTGCCAGCCGCAAGCGCCATCGCTCGTGTGCTGGGGACGGTCATGCCGTTTTGGTACAACCTTACGCTTTTGCTTACGTTAGCCGAGGTTGTTATCCGATGGCATCAATCTGGCCGCTTACCGATCTGGTTCGCTACATCGGCCGTTTTGTGGATCGTCGCGATTGTCTATACGCTTATCGCCCTCGTGCCGGTCAACAACCGTATTAAATCGTGGGAGAAGTCCACTCCTCCTCCCGATTGGAAGACGTATCGGCGCAGATGGGATATGCATCACCGCTGGCGTGTTGTACTCCTCACGATAGCTTTCGCGTTTCTGATCTGGGGATTCGTTAGCAAGTAG
- a CDS encoding GlxA family transcriptional regulator has translation MRKIVITGPPPVQILDIAGPLEVFANAVFANAVPANAPGYEITLATPDATTVLQTNRGFALTNAVPLAEVTGPIDTLLVTGGPGAESGTYDPVYVAWIAQAATRSRRVASICTGAFLLAAAGLLDNRQAVTHWDFCDRLAREFPAVQVKPDPIYLRDGSIYTSAGITAGMDLALALVEEDHGHAAALAIARKLVMFLVRPGGQAQYSHMLSHQAVTSQPLRELQVWMLEHLREPLTVDRLAERIGVSPRHFTRICLRETSVNPGQFVDRMRVEAAQQMIDSSNMGLKEIAAATGFSTADAMRRTFSRILGITPAEYIHRFKRPTQS, from the coding sequence ATGCGAAAGATCGTCATCACCGGCCCTCCCCCCGTGCAGATCCTCGACATCGCCGGCCCCCTCGAGGTCTTTGCCAACGCCGTCTTCGCCAACGCCGTCCCCGCCAACGCCCCCGGCTACGAGATCACACTCGCCACACCCGACGCCACCACCGTCCTCCAGACCAACCGAGGCTTCGCCCTCACCAACGCCGTCCCCCTCGCCGAAGTCACCGGCCCAATCGACACCCTCCTCGTCACCGGCGGCCCCGGAGCCGAATCCGGCACCTACGATCCCGTTTACGTCGCCTGGATCGCCCAAGCCGCCACCCGCTCCCGCCGCGTCGCCTCCATCTGCACCGGAGCCTTCCTCCTCGCCGCCGCCGGCCTCCTCGACAACCGCCAGGCCGTCACCCACTGGGACTTCTGCGACCGCCTCGCCCGCGAGTTCCCCGCCGTCCAAGTCAAGCCCGACCCCATCTACCTCCGCGACGGTTCAATCTACACCTCCGCCGGCATCACCGCCGGCATGGACCTTGCCCTAGCACTCGTAGAAGAAGACCACGGCCACGCCGCCGCCCTCGCCATCGCGCGCAAGTTAGTCATGTTCCTCGTCCGCCCCGGAGGCCAGGCCCAGTACAGCCACATGCTCTCCCACCAGGCCGTCACCTCGCAGCCCCTACGCGAGCTACAGGTCTGGATGCTCGAACATCTCCGCGAACCCCTCACCGTCGACCGCCTCGCCGAGCGCATTGGCGTCAGCCCCCGCCACTTCACCCGCATCTGCCTTCGCGAAACCAGCGTGAACCCCGGCCAGTTCGTCGATCGCATGCGCGTCGAAGCCGCCCAGCAGATGATCGACAGCTCGAACATGGGCCTCAAAGAGATCGCCGCCGCCACCGGCTTCAGCACTGCAGACGCCATGCGCCGCACCTTCTCCCGCATCCTCGGCATCACCCCCGCCGAATACATCCACCGCTTCAAACGCCCCACCCAGTCCTAG
- a CDS encoding VWA domain-containing protein, with protein sequence MRVLVGALLGLVLVRGDLLSQAPVVRQPPATVGAQAPKDPEDVQTPPAVATQTQTGGKANGSAGTPEGGFPTIRVETRLVNVALNVVDAKGSPVGGLEREDFQILEDGKLQKIAVFEKEATTPLSIVLAIDASESVMTSERLEKEAAKHFVRALLREQDELDLMEFSDVVRELVPFTNQPKRIESGLNAIQHGDATALYDAIYLASDRLAGTSAANGRRRVIVLITDGGDTVKGARYTQALEEAQRAGAMVYSIIIVPIYADAGRNTGGEHALIQLAEDTGGKYYYVVDPKDLEPAFAHVSDDLRTQYLLGYYAPRRGADSSFRQIKVRMTDAELKAKYDLRYRTGYYADAR encoded by the coding sequence GTGAGAGTGCTGGTTGGGGCACTGCTTGGGCTCGTGCTGGTGCGGGGGGATCTGTTGTCGCAGGCTCCGGTGGTGAGGCAGCCTCCTGCGACGGTGGGGGCGCAGGCGCCTAAGGATCCGGAGGATGTGCAGACACCGCCTGCGGTGGCGACTCAGACTCAGACGGGTGGCAAGGCGAATGGTTCTGCGGGGACTCCTGAGGGCGGATTTCCTACGATCAGGGTGGAGACGCGGCTGGTGAATGTGGCGTTGAACGTGGTGGATGCGAAGGGTTCGCCGGTGGGTGGGCTGGAGCGGGAGGACTTCCAGATTCTTGAGGATGGGAAGCTGCAGAAGATCGCTGTATTTGAGAAAGAGGCTACGACGCCGCTGTCGATCGTGCTTGCCATTGATGCGAGTGAGAGCGTGATGACCAGTGAGCGGCTGGAGAAGGAGGCGGCGAAGCACTTTGTGCGAGCGTTGCTGCGGGAGCAGGATGAGCTGGACCTGATGGAGTTCTCGGATGTGGTGCGGGAGCTTGTGCCGTTTACGAATCAGCCGAAGCGGATTGAGAGCGGGTTGAATGCGATTCAGCATGGAGACGCTACGGCGTTGTATGACGCGATCTATCTGGCGTCGGATAGGCTGGCGGGGACCTCGGCTGCGAATGGGCGAAGGCGGGTGATTGTGCTGATCACCGATGGCGGCGATACGGTGAAAGGGGCGCGCTATACGCAGGCGCTAGAGGAGGCGCAGAGGGCGGGGGCGATGGTGTACTCGATCATTATTGTGCCGATCTATGCGGATGCGGGCAGGAATACGGGCGGGGAGCATGCGCTGATTCAACTGGCCGAGGATACGGGTGGGAAGTACTACTACGTGGTGGACCCGAAGGATCTGGAGCCGGCGTTTGCGCATGTGTCGGATGACCTGCGGACGCAGTATCTGCTGGGGTATTATGCGCCGCGGCGGGGGGCGGATAGTTCGTTTCGGCAGATCAAGGTAAGGATGACGGATGCGGAGCTAAAGGCGAAGTATGATCTGCGGTATCGAACGGGATACTACGCGGATGCGCGATAG
- a CDS encoding DUF4267 domain-containing protein has protein sequence MHNAIPLSLAALMAVAILVIGCFYLVSPERMIGSFGLKPPAPDADTRAWLRLKGVRDVASGLVVLTLMLTTDTRTVGIVLLVEAIVPFGDMSNVLGSGGSKSKAFSVHGLTCVVMLVVGIVLIHVT, from the coding sequence ATGCATAACGCTATCCCGCTTTCTCTCGCTGCTCTCATGGCTGTGGCGATCCTTGTTATCGGTTGTTTCTACCTTGTCTCTCCTGAACGAATGATAGGGTCCTTTGGTCTTAAGCCGCCTGCACCCGATGCTGACACTCGTGCCTGGCTGCGTCTTAAAGGAGTTCGAGACGTCGCATCCGGATTGGTTGTGCTGACCTTGATGCTGACCACGGACACGCGGACGGTAGGCATAGTTCTACTCGTTGAAGCCATCGTCCCTTTTGGCGACATGTCAAACGTTCTGGGGTCGGGCGGGTCGAAGTCGAAGGCGTTTTCAGTTCATGGCTTGACCTGCGTGGTGATGCTGGTCGTCGGCATCGTACTGATTCATGTCACTTGA
- a CDS encoding MoaD/ThiS family protein, giving the protein MRVLYFGVLKDVFGRSGEDLELTDGASVADLIAGCRGRAVGAAGVWDSMAVAVNQEYAQGVDVLKDGDEVALLPPVSGGVGRRQR; this is encoded by the coding sequence GTGCGAGTTCTTTATTTTGGAGTGCTGAAGGATGTCTTCGGCAGGAGTGGTGAGGATTTGGAGCTGACGGATGGGGCCTCGGTGGCGGATCTGATTGCGGGTTGCCGGGGACGGGCTGTGGGCGCTGCGGGAGTTTGGGATTCGATGGCTGTGGCGGTGAATCAGGAGTATGCGCAAGGTGTCGATGTGTTGAAGGATGGCGACGAGGTGGCTTTGTTGCCGCCGGTGAGTGGGGGAGTTGGAAGACGACAGCGATGA
- the pheA gene encoding prephenate dehydratase, with protein MNEMCGVSGLKVAIQGELGSNSHMATVEMLGSREKLEIVACTVSAQVLAKVLAGGVDAAVLPIENSLHGSVAEHYDLLLDLPVHIERESLMRIRHNVIAMPGVKLQEIRRVMSHPVALSQCRRFLASHPEWEVVPFYDTAGSVKRLMGEGLRDVAGIAPALAATEYGAEVMVAGIEDHAENYTRFHLVKRDGASVEEPAKDGNKMSLAFAIEHRPGTLVAALQRLADAGVDLTKIESRPVPGSPWEYVFYVDVRFDSAEKAEAALSALREHCRMVKVLGRYWAA; from the coding sequence ATGAACGAAATGTGCGGGGTATCTGGATTGAAGGTGGCGATTCAAGGAGAGTTGGGCTCGAATAGCCACATGGCAACTGTCGAGATGCTGGGCAGTCGCGAGAAGTTAGAGATTGTTGCTTGTACGGTATCGGCCCAGGTGCTGGCGAAGGTTCTCGCGGGTGGGGTCGATGCGGCGGTGCTGCCCATTGAGAACAGTCTGCACGGATCGGTTGCGGAACATTACGATCTGCTACTGGATCTTCCGGTGCATATTGAGCGCGAGAGTTTGATGAGGATTCGACACAATGTGATTGCGATGCCGGGAGTGAAGTTACAGGAGATCAGGAGAGTGATGTCGCATCCGGTCGCGTTGTCGCAGTGCCGGAGATTTCTGGCTTCGCATCCGGAGTGGGAGGTGGTCCCTTTCTACGACACGGCGGGGAGCGTGAAGCGACTCATGGGAGAGGGTCTGCGGGATGTTGCAGGGATCGCTCCTGCGCTTGCGGCAACGGAGTATGGCGCAGAGGTAATGGTGGCGGGCATTGAAGACCATGCTGAGAACTACACGAGGTTTCACCTGGTGAAGCGCGACGGTGCGTCGGTCGAGGAGCCGGCAAAGGACGGGAACAAGATGAGCCTGGCGTTTGCCATCGAACATCGACCGGGAACGCTGGTGGCGGCGTTGCAGAGACTGGCGGACGCCGGGGTGGACCTAACCAAGATCGAGTCCAGACCGGTTCCGGGTAGCCCGTGGGAGTATGTCTTCTACGTCGATGTGCGGTTCGATTCGGCGGAGAAGGCTGAGGCTGCGTTGAGTGCGTTACGGGAACACTGCCGGATGGTGAAGGTGCTGGGTCGATATTGGGCGGCTTAG
- a CDS encoding DUF488 domain-containing protein: MMTVGHSTLELGAFLRALRENDCSTLVDVRRYPGSKRYPQFGQERLFASLEGVGIRGVWRVGLGGRRAARKDSVNTGWRNESFRGYADYMQTPEFAAEMDWLMGLPDLKTAVVMCAEAVPWRCHRSLIGDAVLARDGEVEDLFVTAEGGSSRREHAMTEFARVEGVRVWYPGRAESGSFDLF, encoded by the coding sequence ATGATGACGGTTGGGCACTCGACGCTGGAGCTGGGGGCGTTTCTGCGGGCGCTGAGGGAGAATGACTGCTCGACGCTGGTGGATGTGCGGCGGTATCCGGGGTCTAAGAGGTATCCGCAGTTTGGGCAGGAGAGGCTGTTTGCGTCGCTGGAGGGGGTTGGAATTCGCGGGGTGTGGAGGGTGGGACTGGGTGGGCGCAGGGCGGCGAGGAAGGACAGCGTGAATACGGGGTGGCGGAACGAGAGCTTTCGGGGATATGCGGACTATATGCAGACGCCGGAGTTTGCCGCGGAGATGGATTGGTTGATGGGGCTGCCGGATCTGAAGACTGCGGTGGTGATGTGTGCGGAGGCGGTGCCGTGGCGGTGTCACCGTTCTCTGATTGGGGATGCGGTGCTGGCTCGTGACGGAGAGGTGGAGGATCTCTTTGTGACGGCTGAGGGTGGGAGTTCGCGGAGGGAGCACGCAATGACGGAGTTTGCGCGGGTGGAGGGTGTGCGGGTGTGGTATCCGGGCAGGGCTGAGTCTGGATCGTTCGATTTGTTTTGA
- the lon gene encoding endopeptidase La, protein MPSDFVSVIQPTATKTSEGSGAEVIGKRPVPVLPVRDTVLFPHAVLPLTVGRDSSIQLIQSLGEEKTILVVAQRDARQDAPQAADLFATGTRATVHKVVKMPNQSLFVFTEGNERVHLGEFAQLAPFMTAEYEAIPDVDPQQTPEAEALQRNVVSQFQQIVTSSPTLSDDLQTIAINIDEPGRLADFIASSLPFLTTTDKQELLETPDVSARLERINKHLAKELEVQQLRNKIQTEVQDSVQSSQRDYYLREQLKAIQKELGDQDDTQKDIAELKEKIETAGMPEDVKKDALKELGRLSRMNPAAADYSLTRNYVEWLAVLPWSKTSSGEVDILKAKAILDEDHYGLKKVKDRILDYLSVRRLKPDMKGPILCFVGPPGVGKTSLGRSIAKALDRKFSRISLGGMHDEAEIRGHRRTYIGALPGQIIQHLKRVEVKDPVFMLDEIDKLGRDFRGDPASALLETLDPEQNNTFRDNYLDQPFDLSKVLFICTANQLDTIPGPLLDRMEIIELTGYTEEEKVNIAIKYLIPRQIKENGITEENIEFPKDSVHLIARHYTREAGVRKLEQQIGTVCRKVARKIAEGQTEKVVITPEVVHEFLGGIKVRVDTEIAERTKRAGVAVGLAWTPAGGDVLFIEANRMKGKGGFTITGQIGDVMKESMQAALTWVRSNAASLGLDEDFTKDVDLHIHVPAGAIPKDGPSAGVTMATALVSLLTDTPVHPLTAMTGEITLSGNVLPVGGIKEKFLAAKRAGVRDVILPADCKQQVDEDLTPDQIEGVTLHYATRIEDVLAVALPKTRAEKVKDEVVREEVLHATV, encoded by the coding sequence ATGCCAAGCGACTTTGTAAGTGTGATTCAACCGACCGCGACCAAAACCAGCGAGGGGTCGGGTGCTGAGGTGATAGGGAAACGGCCTGTTCCGGTGTTGCCGGTTCGGGATACTGTCCTGTTTCCTCACGCGGTGCTTCCGTTGACGGTGGGGCGGGATAGCTCGATCCAGCTGATTCAGTCGCTGGGCGAGGAGAAGACCATTCTTGTGGTGGCGCAGCGGGATGCGCGGCAGGACGCTCCGCAGGCTGCAGATCTGTTTGCGACTGGTACCAGAGCGACGGTGCACAAGGTCGTCAAGATGCCGAACCAAAGTCTGTTTGTGTTCACCGAGGGCAATGAGCGGGTACATCTTGGCGAGTTTGCGCAGCTGGCGCCCTTTATGACGGCCGAATATGAGGCCATTCCGGACGTGGATCCACAGCAGACGCCAGAGGCCGAGGCGCTGCAACGGAATGTGGTCAGCCAGTTCCAGCAGATTGTGACCTCGTCGCCTACCTTGAGCGACGATCTGCAGACGATTGCGATCAACATCGACGAACCCGGGAGGCTGGCGGACTTTATCGCCTCCTCGCTTCCGTTTTTGACGACGACTGACAAGCAGGAGCTACTGGAGACGCCAGATGTTTCGGCGCGTCTGGAGCGGATCAACAAGCACCTGGCGAAGGAGCTTGAGGTGCAGCAGCTGCGCAACAAGATCCAGACCGAGGTGCAGGATTCCGTGCAGTCGTCGCAGCGGGATTACTACCTGCGCGAGCAGTTGAAGGCGATCCAGAAGGAGTTGGGTGATCAGGATGATACCCAGAAGGACATCGCTGAGCTGAAGGAGAAGATTGAGACCGCCGGGATGCCGGAAGATGTGAAGAAGGATGCGTTGAAGGAGTTGGGCCGGTTGAGCCGGATGAATCCTGCGGCGGCGGACTACTCCCTGACGCGGAACTATGTGGAGTGGCTGGCGGTGCTGCCGTGGTCGAAGACCTCTTCGGGCGAGGTGGATATTCTGAAGGCGAAGGCGATCCTCGATGAGGATCACTATGGCTTGAAGAAGGTGAAGGATCGCATTCTGGATTACCTTTCGGTGCGGCGTTTGAAGCCGGATATGAAGGGGCCGATTCTGTGCTTCGTTGGGCCTCCGGGTGTTGGTAAGACTTCGCTGGGACGTTCGATCGCGAAGGCGTTGGATCGCAAATTTTCACGCATCTCGCTGGGCGGTATGCATGATGAGGCCGAGATTCGCGGACATCGGAGGACATACATAGGCGCGTTGCCGGGGCAGATTATTCAGCACCTGAAGCGGGTTGAGGTGAAGGATCCGGTGTTCATGCTGGATGAGATCGATAAGCTGGGGCGCGACTTCAGGGGAGATCCTGCGAGTGCGTTGCTTGAGACGCTTGATCCGGAGCAGAATAATACGTTCCGCGACAACTATCTCGATCAGCCGTTTGATCTGAGCAAGGTGTTGTTTATCTGCACGGCGAATCAGCTGGATACGATTCCCGGGCCGCTGCTTGATCGTATGGAGATCATCGAGCTGACCGGTTATACGGAAGAGGAGAAGGTGAATATCGCCATCAAATACCTTATTCCGCGGCAGATCAAAGAGAACGGTATTACGGAAGAGAACATCGAATTCCCGAAGGACAGCGTGCATCTGATCGCGCGGCACTACACGCGGGAGGCTGGTGTTCGCAAGCTCGAGCAGCAGATTGGGACCGTGTGCCGCAAGGTTGCGCGCAAGATCGCGGAGGGTCAGACGGAGAAGGTTGTGATTACTCCGGAGGTCGTGCACGAGTTTCTTGGCGGCATCAAGGTGCGTGTGGATACCGAGATTGCGGAGCGTACCAAGCGTGCTGGGGTTGCTGTGGGCTTAGCGTGGACACCGGCGGGCGGCGATGTTTTGTTCATTGAAGCGAACCGGATGAAGGGCAAAGGCGGCTTCACGATCACCGGTCAGATTGGGGATGTGATGAAGGAGAGCATGCAGGCTGCTTTGACCTGGGTGCGCTCGAATGCCGCGTCGTTAGGGCTCGATGAGGACTTTACGAAGGATGTGGACCTGCACATTCACGTGCCTGCGGGAGCGATTCCGAAGGATGGTCCTTCGGCCGGCGTGACGATGGCTACGGCTCTGGTCAGCTTGTTGACGGATACTCCAGTGCATCCTCTGACGGCGATGACGGGCGAGATTACGCTGAGCGGCAATGTGCTGCCGGTTGGCGGGATCAAGGAGAAGTTCCTTGCGGCGAAGCGGGCCGGCGTGCGGGATGTAATTCTGCCGGCGGACTGTAAACAGCAGGTGGATGAGGACTTAACGCCGGATCAGATTGAGGGCGTTACGCTGCACTACGCTACGCGGATTGAGGATGTCCTGGCCGTCGCGCTGCCGAAGACTCGGGCGGAGAAGGTGAAGGATGAGGTGGTTCGCGAAGAGGTTCTTCACGCTACGGTGTAA
- a CDS encoding TetR/AcrR family transcriptional regulator yields the protein MAMPLAANRIAERKLRDRQARRAQIISAARQIAELEGWSNVTVRRLSDEISYSQPVLYAHFGSREGILAAVAIEGFQEMGLALEKARKRVKRGSTVESVAAAYLEFAASSPALYEAMFSLSLSVPFDDAATPPELRFAFSQLLELFQGQGSKSEVLSEMFWASLHGIAELTRTRRLPRSRQRERVRTLVELFTFPR from the coding sequence ATGGCAATGCCCCTGGCAGCGAACCGAATTGCGGAACGAAAACTGCGTGACCGGCAGGCCCGACGGGCACAGATTATTAGTGCCGCGCGACAAATAGCGGAGCTTGAAGGTTGGTCCAACGTAACCGTTCGGCGGCTATCCGACGAAATCTCATACAGCCAACCCGTCTTGTACGCTCATTTTGGAAGCCGCGAAGGGATTCTCGCCGCGGTGGCTATCGAGGGTTTCCAGGAGATGGGCCTGGCTTTGGAGAAGGCACGGAAACGGGTGAAGCGTGGAAGTACAGTCGAATCCGTCGCGGCCGCATATCTGGAGTTCGCCGCGTCTTCACCAGCACTGTATGAAGCGATGTTTTCGCTCAGCCTGAGCGTACCATTCGATGACGCGGCTACTCCTCCGGAGCTGCGATTCGCGTTTTCCCAACTCCTCGAGTTGTTTCAGGGGCAGGGCTCGAAGTCGGAGGTTCTATCGGAGATGTTTTGGGCGAGCCTCCATGGTATCGCCGAGCTGACAAGAACCAGGCGATTGCCGCGCAGCCGTCAGAGAGAGCGCGTGAGGACGCTCGTCGAGCTCTTCACCTTCCCACGATGA
- a CDS encoding GGDEF domain-containing protein has protein sequence MTIPAIPNLVIQLILATSVVLFLSSLLPIRRICAMLPRGRARSTWRIMGALLTLAAVGVAIFLRINTTDGPDNYEDWIVSLVFLAASIFVFTVSTLALHTARDLSKIVDLERAAIIDPVTELFNRRHIMALLDAQCQHSSKHNSPFSILLIDVDNFKAINDTFGHRTGDTVLKELGRVISHIIPESRAIGRYGGEEFLVILPQSASSQAWRIAEELRKAVQATKIASQRTLIDSPTISIGIATAFGWKETSEDLIEIADEALYSAKAAGRNCICHAFESSGRQLSSRFTTVPATHILVDETLEPQP, from the coding sequence ATGACCATTCCAGCTATCCCAAATCTAGTAATTCAACTCATCCTCGCTACCTCAGTTGTCTTATTCCTCTCCTCACTCCTCCCCATCCGCCGGATCTGCGCCATGCTGCCTCGCGGCCGTGCCCGCTCCACCTGGCGCATCATGGGAGCACTTCTCACCCTCGCCGCCGTCGGCGTCGCCATCTTCCTCCGCATCAACACCACCGACGGTCCAGACAACTACGAAGACTGGATCGTCAGCCTCGTCTTCCTGGCCGCATCCATCTTCGTCTTTACCGTATCCACCCTCGCCCTCCACACCGCCAGAGACCTCTCCAAGATCGTCGACCTCGAACGCGCCGCCATCATCGACCCCGTCACCGAACTCTTCAACCGCCGTCACATCATGGCCCTTCTCGACGCCCAGTGCCAGCACTCCTCGAAGCACAACTCCCCCTTCTCCATCCTCCTCATCGACGTCGACAACTTCAAAGCCATCAACGACACCTTCGGCCATCGCACCGGAGACACCGTACTCAAAGAGCTCGGCCGCGTCATCTCCCACATCATCCCCGAATCCAGAGCCATCGGACGTTACGGCGGCGAGGAGTTCCTCGTCATCCTTCCCCAATCCGCCTCCAGCCAGGCATGGCGCATCGCCGAAGAGCTTCGAAAAGCCGTCCAGGCCACCAAAATTGCCAGTCAGAGAACGCTCATCGACTCCCCCACCATCAGCATCGGCATCGCTACTGCCTTCGGATGGAAGGAGACCTCTGAAGACCTCATCGAGATCGCCGACGAAGCCCTCTACTCCGCCAAAGCTGCCGGACGCAACTGCATCTGCCACGCCTTCGAATCCTCAGGAAGACAACTCTCGTCCAGATTCACCACCGTCCCCGCAACCCACATCCTGGTGGACGAGACGCTGGAGCCGCAACCTTGA
- a CDS encoding HD domain-containing protein: MSLTISATAIPDSKLAKEATEILREQGTDLLFNHSNRVYLFAAELGRQKKLRFDPELLYVSAAFHDLGLVKRYISETERFEVDGANAVRQFLTAHNVAEEEVMTAWTAIALHTTPGVTQYMKSEVALLFSGVGLDVLGEGFEIFPTDVREAIVAEYPRENFKEGIVKAFFGGFENKPGTTWGTVKADVCERFIPGYKSPNFCDLIANSPFPDSVR; the protein is encoded by the coding sequence ATGAGTCTTACGATTTCTGCTACCGCTATTCCTGATTCCAAGCTTGCCAAAGAGGCTACCGAAATCCTGCGGGAGCAGGGTACGGATCTGTTGTTCAACCATTCGAACCGGGTGTATTTGTTTGCTGCGGAGCTGGGGCGGCAGAAGAAGCTGCGGTTCGATCCTGAGCTGTTGTATGTGAGTGCGGCGTTCCATGATCTTGGGCTGGTGAAGAGGTACATCAGCGAGACGGAGCGTTTTGAGGTGGATGGGGCGAATGCGGTGCGACAGTTTTTGACTGCGCATAACGTGGCGGAGGAAGAGGTGATGACGGCGTGGACGGCGATTGCGCTGCATACGACTCCGGGGGTGACGCAGTATATGAAGTCGGAGGTGGCGCTGCTGTTTTCAGGCGTGGGGCTGGATGTGCTGGGGGAGGGGTTTGAGATTTTTCCGACGGATGTTCGTGAGGCGATTGTGGCGGAGTATCCTCGGGAGAACTTTAAGGAGGGGATCGTGAAGGCATTCTTTGGCGGGTTTGAGAATAAGCCGGGGACGACCTGGGGGACGGTGAAGGCGGATGTTTGCGAGCGGTTTATTCCGGGGTACAAGAGCCCGAACTTCTGCGATCTGATTGCGAACTCTCCGTTTCCGGACTCGGTTCGCTGA
- a CDS encoding DUF6321 domain-containing protein, whose amino-acid sequence MPNVKKPSAKSVVKRPGTKSAAKSATKSAAKSMPAKGKDPKGGLTAAGREFYKKTEGANLKPGVKGEADTPEKMRRKGSFLTRHFTHPRGPMVKDGEPTRLALSAHAWGEPIPKTEAAAKKLAAKGRKLLEKYRAAKES is encoded by the coding sequence ATGCCAAATGTGAAAAAGCCAAGTGCGAAGAGTGTGGTGAAGAGGCCAGGAACGAAGAGCGCGGCGAAGTCTGCAACGAAGAGCGCGGCGAAGTCGATGCCTGCGAAGGGGAAGGATCCGAAGGGCGGGCTGACGGCGGCGGGGCGGGAGTTTTATAAGAAGACGGAGGGTGCGAATCTGAAGCCGGGAGTGAAGGGGGAGGCGGATACTCCGGAGAAGATGCGGAGGAAGGGATCGTTTTTGACGCGGCACTTTACGCATCCGCGCGGGCCGATGGTGAAGGATGGAGAACCGACGCGGTTGGCACTGAGTGCGCATGCGTGGGGTGAGCCGATTCCGAAGACGGAGGCTGCGGCGAAGAAATTAGCGGCGAAGGGGAGGAAGCTGTTGGAGAAGTATCGTGCGGCGAAGGAGTCTTAG